A stretch of Brevinematia bacterium DNA encodes these proteins:
- a CDS encoding HAD hydrolase-like protein, with product MIERKVHLIMELDNVLYDFANYYLNISEFIANLVSDTFGIDKEYFLSAFISKLKNSIFVNNDYTYITYELLKELKRNPVSLENNGARVSLINSIKTKFNQARLRYLKFFPGSITLLKNFKESKIGIIGLTNSPARVVKQRIKLFEIDKYFDVIYCLQDSFSGEDQGYENEDSPEGIWFHSICNNVSSLMCDIVEFPSMYQKPSKRILLRILEDEKIPEENVIVIGNSIENDILPARLLKMKAILVDIKTKILNRKTLSRFMKDIPVKQLRKILNLPNNKPLLPKVENLTRVSSIPELIYAFEDAKIIA from the coding sequence ATGATAGAAAGAAAGGTTCATTTGATAATGGAATTAGATAACGTTCTTTATGACTTTGCAAATTATTACCTCAATATCTCTGAGTTCATTGCTAATCTCGTTAGTGACACTTTTGGTATTGACAAAGAATATTTTTTATCAGCTTTTATCTCAAAGCTGAAAAATTCAATCTTCGTCAATAATGACTATACCTACATTACATACGAGCTACTAAAGGAGCTGAAGAGGAATCCTGTGTCTCTTGAAAATAATGGAGCTAGAGTGTCACTTATAAATTCCATCAAGACCAAGTTCAATCAGGCTAGGCTGAGGTACCTAAAGTTCTTTCCGGGATCAATAACCCTTTTGAAGAACTTTAAGGAATCCAAGATAGGAATAATAGGTCTAACGAATTCGCCAGCGAGAGTGGTAAAGCAGAGAATAAAGCTTTTTGAGATAGATAAATACTTTGACGTCATATACTGCCTCCAAGATAGTTTCTCGGGAGAAGATCAAGGTTATGAAAATGAAGACTCTCCTGAAGGAATCTGGTTTCATAGCATTTGCAATAATGTCTCTTCTCTGATGTGTGATATAGTTGAATTCCCATCTATGTACCAAAAGCCTTCAAAAAGAATACTTCTTAGGATACTTGAGGATGAGAAAATTCCGGAAGAAAATGTAATAGTTATAGGCAACTCAATAGAAAATGATATACTCCCAGCTAGGTTGCTGAAAATGAAGGCAATTTTGGTTGATATCAAAACAAAAATCTTGAACCGCAAAACTCTGTCAAGATTTATGAAAGACATACCCGTCAAACAACTTAGAAAAATTCTTAACCTACCAAACAATAAACCCCTACTTCCTAAGGTAGAGAACTTGACGAGGGTGTCATCAATTCCTGAGCTTATTTATGCATTTGAAGATGCAAAGATAATAGCATAG
- a CDS encoding HypC/HybG/HupF family hydrogenase formation chaperone: protein MCLGIPGKVVEIREDSFPLMGKVEFGGVRREVCLEYVSDVKVGEYVIVHVGFAISKLDESEAQKVFEYIKEIGGIEKELGGSE, encoded by the coding sequence ATGTGTCTTGGAATTCCTGGAAAGGTGGTTGAGATAAGAGAAGATTCTTTCCCGCTTATGGGGAAGGTTGAGTTTGGAGGCGTGAGAAGAGAAGTGTGCTTAGAATATGTGTCTGACGTGAAGGTAGGTGAGTATGTTATAGTTCATGTTGGTTTTGCGATAAGTAAACTTGATGAAAGTGAGGCGCAGAAGGTGTTTGAGTATATTAAGGAGATTGGTGGTATTGAGAAAGAGTTGGGAGGTAGTGAATGA